The following coding sequences are from one Eucalyptus grandis isolate ANBG69807.140 chromosome 11, ASM1654582v1, whole genome shotgun sequence window:
- the LOC104429349 gene encoding disease resistance protein RPV1-like — protein MVKEGANSGTATDAIYDVFLSFRGSDTRNGFTDFLYVCMTKAGIRTFRDDEELEPGKNISEILQEIKNSHIYIPILSEHYAESEWCLRELTLMVQQMVQCNCQSMKKEIVPIFYDVDPSDVRLETELYKSALRKLELELGLGSHEIMELWKGALVSVAQIKGWHIKDKRQGKAAEDITQNILQKITRRKRDLPANLVGIDDCRRKRDLPANLVGIDDCREDIKTRLHCCDISDVRFVIIHGINGIGKTTLAKAVFNEISHLFEGCCFLSDIRESSLFGGIVKMQRKFLKDLFDYPLPETSDFEEGNNVIKKILPCKQVLLVFDDLDGNDQFMQLLKLCTSCRPGSRIIITTRDKSAFPKTNGEELEENILIGSTKIFLYKMREMHFDDALLLFNKLVFDTNVAPCDDLSRDAVALAGGLPLAVEEISSLLCTKREEMRKTTLKKLKEVPPEKVHQSLKISYDALGYEGRQIFLDIACFFVNKKITNAMYMWDTCDLYPAYEIDILINKSLITDVGHDRVSMQDPLRDCGREIVRQEHVENYGDRSRLWSPEKALDMVLAKKGTNNVKALKLQRSRHNFTREHFANLVNVRFLELDGGNFVGNFEDIFPELRWLCWRNCPPKLQANNFILDCLVVLKLSGDFTAEYWSGWVKIMVASNLKVLKLAGSKSLIKTPRLPKLVSLERLVLKDFLSLAEIDCSINQLEGLTHLKIKWCPSLKELPQEIGSLTKLRELILIHGFSVHYLPYSISNLRLLSRLVMEDTGVVELPDTIKGLVNLQYLCLAYCSSLNSLSDAVGELKSLTELDLSGTSIEELPRSLCNLKDLKLRIKKSLIKARRMGDLLRLEDIEDCWSSERRLESDGILSVDLPVLPELPNYTVV, from the exons ATGGTGAAGGAAGGGGCCAATTCAGGGACTGCAACAGATGCCATCtacgatgtgttcttgagttttcgaGGATCAGACACTCGCAACGGATTCACGGATTTCCTTTATGTGTGCATGACCAAGGCAGGAATCCGCACTTTTAGGGACGATGAAGAGTTAGAGCCGGGCAAAAATATCTCGGAGATCttgcaagaaataaaaaattcccaTATATACATTCCTATTTTATCTGAACACTACGCCGAGAGTGAATGGTGTTTGCGAGAGCTGACACTGATGGTGCAACAGATGGTGCAGTGCAATTGCCAATCCATGAAGAAAGAGATAGTGCCCATCTTTTATGACGTGGATCCCTCGGATGTTCGGCTTGAAACGGAGCTGTACAAAAGTGCCCTAAGGAAGCTTGAGCTTGAGTTGGGCCTTGGCTCCCATGAAATCATGGAGCTTTGGAAGGGTGCTTTGGTCAGTGTGGCACAAATCAAGGGGTGGCACATAAAAGATAAAAG GCAAGGCAAGGCAGCTGAAGATATCACTCAAAACATTTTACAGAAgatcacaagaagaaaaagagatttaCCTGCTAATCTAGTTGGAATTGATGATTgtagaagaaaaagagatttaCCTGCTAATCTAGTTGGAATTGATGATTGTAGAGAAGACATAAAAACACGGTTACACTGTTGTGACATTAGTGATGTACGATTTGTCATAATCCATGGGATCAATGGCATTGGAAAGACAACACTTGCCAAAGCAGTCTTCAACGAAATCTCTCATCTATTTGAAGGTTGCTGCTTCCTTTCAGACATCCGAGAATCATCTCTATTCGGTGGCATTgtgaaaatgcaaagaaaatttttaaaggaTCTTTTCGATTACCCACTTCCTGAGACCTCTGACTTTGAGGAAGGGAACAATGTGATCAAAAAGATTTTACCTTGCAAGCAAGTCTTACTTGTTTTCGATGACCTAGATGGAAATGACCAGTTTATGCAACTACTAAAACTGTGTACTTCATGTCGCCCTGGCAGTAGGATCATCATTACAACCAGAGATAAGAGTGCTTTTCCTAAGACCAATGGGGAAGAATTGGAGGAAAATATCTTGATCGGTTCTACAAAAATTTTTCTGTACAAAATGAGGGAAATGCATTTTGATGATGCTCTTCTACTTTTCAACAAGCTTGTTTTCGACACAAATGTGGCTCCATGTGATGATCTCTCAAGGGATGCTGTTGCACTTGCTGGAGGACTTCCATTGGCTGTAGAGGAAATAAGTTCACTTCTTTGTACCAAAAGGGAAGAAATGAGGAAAACCACACTCAAGAAGTTGAAGGAAGTGCCTCCCGAAAAAGTCCACCAGAGTTTAAAGATTAGTTATGACGCTCTTGGATATGAGGGGCGACAaatttttcttgacattgcaTGTTTCTTTGTTAACAAGAAAATAACTAATGCAATGTATATGTGGGATACTTGTGACCTTTATCCGGCGTACGAAATTGACATCCTTATAAATAAGTCCTTGATCACAGATGTTGGTCATGATAGAGTCAGTATGCAAGATCCGCTAAGAGATTGTGGGAGGGAAATTGTTCGTCAAGAGCATGTTGAAAATTACGGAGATCGAAGCAGATTGTGGTCTCCTGAAAAGGCCTTGGATATGGTACTAGCTAAAAAG GGAACAAATAATGTGAAAGCACTCAAACTACAGAGATCGAGACACAATTTTACTCGCGAGCATTTTGCGAATCTCGTGAATGTGAGGTTTCTTGAATTGGATGGAGGGAACTTTGTTGGCAACTTCGAGGATATTTTTCCAGAGCTAAGATGGCTTTGTTGGCGAAATTGTCCCCCAAAACTTCAAGCAAACAACTTTATTCTGGATTGCCTAGTTGTTCTCAAGCTTTCAGGCGATTTCACTGCAGAATATTGGAGCGGATGGGTCAAAATCATG GTGGCAAGTAATCTGAAAGTTTTGAAGCTTGCAGGATCTAAATCCTTAATCAAAACACCTCGCCTCCCTAAACTTGTGAGTTTGGAGAGATTGGTTCTGAAAGATTTCCTAAGCTTGGCTGAAATTGATTGCTCGATTAATCAGCTAGAGGGGCTAACTCACTTGAAAATCAAGTGGTGTCCAAGTCTGAAAGAGTTACCCCAGGAAATTGGTTCCCTAACTAAGCTGAGAGAGCTCATCTTAATCCATGGTTTTAGTGTTCATTATTTGCCATACTCAATCAGTAATTTAAGACTTTTGTCAAGGCTAGTAATGGAGGATACAGGAGTAGTCGAACTCCCAGACACAATCAAAGGGCTAGTAAATCTTCAGTACTTGTGTTTGGCGTATTGTTCGAGTCTAAATTCGCTGTCGGATGCTGTTGGAGAGTTAAAGTCATTGACTGAGTTGGATCTATCTGGGACAAGTATCGAGGAATTACCTCGGTCACTTTGCAACCTCAAAGATCTGAAATTACGGATAAAGAAGAGTTTGATAAAAGCGCGGCGGATGGGGGATTTGCTTCGCTTGGAAGATATTGAGGATTGCTGGTCCTCTGAAAGAAGACTAGAATCAGATGGCATACTGAGCGTAGATCTTCCGGTACTTCCAGAACTTCCAAATTATACAGTTGTTTAG
- the LOC104424771 gene encoding traB domain-containing protein-like: MNRPTRYLLSSLLPPPAAAAAAARTSHRPLLRFVSPSRPATRLSLSTTAPSKNRPIAAVTTRPSAATATMDPRPPEPDPNSGEDFVHIEDPDPNVESLGESFVGVDVAREVEVEDDGEEADRRSGGGGGGVGDGDGEGSDRRRMTLPEELSRSVVVLDCESSAEGGTCDVFLVGTAHVSEESCREVEAVISYLKPEVVFLELCHSRAAVLTPQNLKVPTFGEMVEMYKKKHNVFGILYSWFLAKVANKLEVYPGAEFRVAFEEAMKYGGKVLLGDRPVQVTLRRTWAKMPLWHKTKLMYSLLFQAVFLPSPEDLNKMLKDLDDVDMLTLVIQEMSKEFPTLMETLVHERDQYMSYTLLKVAREHSSVVAVVGKGHLGGIKKHWKQPVVVKDLLEMPSKKPTVSTFKVLSSLGVAVAGVAILSGIYFGWKK; the protein is encoded by the exons ATGAATCGCCCGACCCGCTAtctcctctcctccctccttcctcctcctgctgccgctgccgctgctgccAGAACCTCCCACCGTCCGCTTCTCAGATTCGTTTCCCCCTCCAGACCCGCCACCCGGCTCAGCCTCTCCACCACCGCCCCTTCCAAGAACCGCCCCATCGCCGCCGTGACCACCCGGCCCTCCGCCGCCACTGCCACCATGGACCCTCGCCCGCCCGAGCCCGACCCGAATTCCGGCGAGGACTTCGTCCACATCGAGGACCCGGATCCCAACGTGGAGAGCCTGGGCGAGAGCTTCGTCGGGGTCGACGTCGCgagggaggtggaggtggaggacgACGGCGAGGAGGCTGATCGtcggagcggcggcggcggcggcggcgtcggcgacGGAGACGGCGAGGGATCCGATCGGAGGAGGATGACGCTTCCCGAGGAACTCTCCAGGAGCGTGGTGGTCCTCGACTGCGAGTCCTCGGCCGAGGGCGGCACCTGCGACGTGTTCCTGGTTGGGACGGCCCATGTCTCCGAG GAATCATGTAGAGAAGTAGAAGCTGTGATCAGTTACCTGAAACCAGAG GTGGTATTTTTGGAGTTATGCCACAGTCGAGCGGCTGTGCTTACACCGCAGAATCTGAAG GTACCTACATTTGGAGAGATGGTGGAAATGTACAAGAAAAAACACAATGTATTTGGAATCCTTTATAGCTGGTTCCTTGCCAAG GTTGCTAATAAGCTTGAGGTCTATCCTGGAGCTGAGTTTCGTGTAGCATTTGAAGAAGCAATGAAGTATGGTGGCAAGGTTCTACTAGGTGATCGCCCAGTACAg GTTACCTTACGAAGGACATGGGCAAAAATGCCACTCTGGCATAAGACAAAGTTAATGTATTCCTTACTTTTCCAAGCAGTCTTCCTACCGAGCCCCGAGGATCTCAATAAAATG CTGAAGGACCTGGACGATGTAGACATGTTGACTCTTGTGATTCAAGAAATGAGCAAGGAATTTCCCACCCTAATGGAGACACTTGTTCATGAGCGAGATCA GTACATGTCATACACATTGTTAAAGGTTGCCAGAGAACATAGTTCAGTCGTCGCAGTTGTTGGCAAAGGCCATCTTGGCGGTATCAAGAAGCATTGGAAGCAGCCTGTGGTG GTAAAGGATCTTCTGGAAATGCCTTCAAAAAAGCCGACGGTTTCTACCTTCAAAGTGCTCTCGTCTTTGGGTGTCGCAGTTGCTGGGGTGGCTATCCTATCTGGTATCTACTTTGGATGGAAGAAATGA